Proteins encoded together in one Nostoc sp. PCC 7524 window:
- a CDS encoding class I SAM-dependent methyltransferase: MNTKNKPDWAGESLLSNFVNLLIQTKPIYGVMKHQARQVLIKTAEKNGIPWRKNYEALQKSGAKQLLSAVTNPRVVYPDYYNVPFHAYSEGNLCWEAAFETESATYAMALRVWPQENLTWEDAHARLRGTFHDALETYGPRQVRDILDIGCSVGVSTLALHRYYQRRERYPVRTVGLDLSPYMLAVARTRDVNSEIAEWIHGRAENTGLPDNSFDLVTIQFVTHELPSYASQDIFAEARRLLRPGGYIALVDNNPRSPVIQNLPPVLFTLMKSTEPWSDQYYSFDIEAALQKVGFLEPVTVPSDPRHRTIIARKPE, encoded by the coding sequence ATGAACACAAAAAACAAACCAGACTGGGCTGGTGAAAGTTTACTCTCCAATTTCGTTAATTTGTTAATTCAAACCAAACCTATTTACGGTGTGATGAAACACCAAGCCAGACAAGTCCTCATCAAAACGGCTGAAAAAAATGGTATTCCCTGGCGCAAAAATTATGAGGCGCTGCAAAAATCGGGAGCAAAACAACTGTTATCAGCAGTGACTAACCCGCGTGTTGTTTACCCCGATTACTACAACGTACCCTTCCATGCCTACTCTGAGGGGAATCTGTGCTGGGAGGCTGCTTTTGAAACGGAATCAGCTACCTATGCGATGGCATTACGGGTATGGCCGCAAGAAAATCTGACTTGGGAAGATGCCCATGCTAGACTCAGAGGCACTTTTCATGATGCCCTGGAGACATACGGGCCTCGGCAAGTCAGGGATATTTTAGATATTGGTTGTTCTGTGGGTGTCTCTACCTTGGCGCTACACCGCTATTACCAACGCCGGGAAAGATATCCAGTTCGCACGGTGGGTTTGGATTTGTCGCCCTATATGCTGGCTGTAGCTAGGACTAGAGATGTTAATAGTGAGATAGCCGAGTGGATTCATGGCAGGGCAGAAAATACAGGCTTACCAGATAACTCCTTTGATTTGGTAACTATCCAGTTTGTCACCCATGAACTCCCAAGTTATGCCAGCCAAGACATTTTCGCCGAGGCTAGAAGGTTACTTAGACCGGGTGGTTATATTGCCTTAGTAGATAATAACCCGCGATCGCCTGTCATCCAAAATCTCCCCCCCGTCCTCTTCACTCTCATGAAAAGTACTGAGCCGTGGAGTGACCAATACTACAGCTTTGACATAGAAGCAGCACTACAAAAAGTCGGTTTCCTAGAACCTGTAACCGTTCCCAGCGACCCCCGACACCGCACAATTATTGCTAGAAAACCAGAGTAA
- a CDS encoding phytoene desaturase family protein produces the protein MTDVIVIGSGIGGLSCAALLARYGLEVTVCESHSIAGGAAHSFERQGFKFDSGPSLYSGLSYSPSVNPLRQVLDAIGVDLPCVNYDTWGCCLPEGDFDTSVGGDQFCEVLARLRGQDAVKEWRQLQRVMTPLAQAAIALPPAALRLDIGAAVTVGKFAPSLAKHAANVLKLTGSFDRIMNGVVRDPFIYNWLNLLCFLLSGLPASGTNAAEVAFMFADWYKPGVMLDYPVGGSGALVDALVQGLKKHGGELILGAHVEQILLEGKRAVGVRLRNGEEIRARRAVVSNASVWDTLKLLPEGALPEKFRTQRQVIPECDSFMHLHLGIDAQGLPADLACHYIVVNDWELGINAPQNVVLVSIPSIIDPSLAPPGKHVIHVYTPGNEPYMLWEGMDRRSKEYEQQKRSRAEVMWQALERIIPDIRSRCEITLVGTPLSHERFLRRHHGSYGPAISAGVGLFPGHSTPITGLMCCGDSTFPGIGLPAVAASGMIVANTLAPVSEHLGMLNRVSF, from the coding sequence ATGACTGACGTAATCGTAATTGGTAGTGGTATTGGTGGTTTGAGTTGTGCGGCTCTTTTGGCTCGCTATGGGTTGGAGGTGACTGTCTGTGAAAGTCATTCTATAGCAGGTGGGGCGGCGCACTCTTTTGAGCGTCAGGGATTTAAGTTTGACTCAGGGCCTTCTCTCTACTCTGGTTTGTCTTACAGTCCTTCTGTTAATCCTTTACGCCAAGTTCTAGACGCAATTGGTGTTGATTTACCTTGTGTTAATTACGATACCTGGGGCTGTTGCTTGCCCGAAGGTGATTTTGATACCTCAGTGGGAGGCGACCAATTTTGTGAAGTTTTGGCTAGACTGCGGGGACAGGATGCAGTCAAGGAATGGCGACAACTGCAAAGGGTGATGACACCACTAGCCCAAGCAGCGATCGCTCTCCCTCCGGCTGCATTACGCTTAGATATAGGTGCAGCTGTGACTGTCGGTAAATTTGCCCCATCGTTAGCTAAACACGCTGCCAATGTTCTCAAGTTAACAGGGTCTTTTGACCGTATCATGAACGGTGTGGTGCGTGACCCGTTTATTTATAACTGGCTCAACTTGCTGTGTTTTCTCCTCTCTGGACTACCCGCATCGGGAACTAATGCCGCCGAAGTAGCATTTATGTTTGCTGACTGGTACAAACCAGGAGTAATGTTAGATTACCCTGTCGGTGGTAGTGGTGCTTTAGTGGATGCCTTAGTACAAGGACTAAAAAAACATGGTGGAGAATTAATATTAGGCGCTCATGTTGAGCAAATTTTATTAGAAGGTAAACGCGCCGTAGGTGTGAGGCTGCGAAATGGTGAAGAAATTCGGGCGCGGCGAGCAGTTGTTTCTAATGCTTCGGTCTGGGATACGCTGAAGCTATTACCAGAGGGAGCATTACCCGAAAAATTCCGCACCCAACGCCAAGTCATACCTGAGTGTGATAGTTTCATGCACCTGCATTTAGGGATTGACGCTCAGGGTTTACCAGCAGATTTAGCTTGTCATTATATAGTAGTCAATGATTGGGAATTGGGGATTAATGCGCCTCAAAATGTCGTATTAGTATCAATTCCTTCCATTATCGACCCATCCCTAGCACCCCCAGGAAAACACGTAATTCATGTTTACACCCCAGGTAATGAACCTTACATGCTCTGGGAAGGGATGGACAGGAGAAGTAAAGAATATGAGCAGCAGAAGCGATCGCGGGCTGAAGTTATGTGGCAAGCTTTAGAAAGAATTATTCCCGATATTCGCTCCCGTTGTGAAATTACATTGGTAGGTACACCCCTTAGCCATGAAAGATTTTTGCGTCGTCATCATGGTTCTTATGGGCCAGCAATTTCCGCAGGCGTGGGTTTATTTCCGGGACACAGCACACCCATAACTGGGTTGATGTGCTGTGGTGATTCGACGTTTCCAGGTATTGGTTTACCTGCTGTCGCTGCTAGTGGGATGATTGTAGCTAATACTCTTGCGCCTGTGAGTGAGCATTTGGGGATGCTGAATAGAGTTAGTTTTTAA
- a CDS encoding serine/threonine protein kinase translates to MLQVEQILHDRYQVLRQLGNNGIRQTWLAKDLQANDTENSQVVVKLLAFGGTVQWDDLKLFEREAQILKQLNHPRIPQYIDYFCVDDRSLWFGLVQEYIPGESLKEKLTAGKRFTEKQAKKIAVEVLKILMYLHELNPGVLHRDIKPSNLILGEDKHIYLVDFGAVQDKAAKEGVTFTVVGTYGYAPMEQYGGRAVPASDLYALGATLIHLLTGVSPAELPQQDLRIQFTNFVNLSPGFVKWLQKLTEPAPEQRFTDAHQALDTLRNGLVVKSASLTRLAPRKPFINNSGCGINNTTELVPEEIQGWNWGAFLLPWFWLWSNQVWFGLFCFVPQIGWIMTIALGAKGNEWAWKSRHWRSIEQFKDHQRGWAIAGILIGAPMSIMLWVGAIALLKSVF, encoded by the coding sequence ATGCTGCAAGTAGAACAGATATTGCATGACCGTTATCAAGTCTTACGACAATTGGGTAACAATGGTATTCGTCAAACTTGGTTAGCAAAAGATTTACAAGCTAATGATACAGAAAATTCGCAAGTTGTAGTTAAGCTTTTAGCTTTTGGTGGTACGGTACAGTGGGATGATTTGAAACTATTTGAACGGGAAGCCCAAATTCTCAAACAGCTAAATCATCCTCGTATTCCCCAATATATAGATTACTTTTGTGTCGATGACCGCAGCCTTTGGTTTGGTTTAGTCCAAGAATATATTCCTGGAGAATCACTCAAGGAAAAACTCACTGCTGGTAAAAGATTTACTGAAAAGCAAGCTAAAAAAATCGCGGTTGAGGTACTAAAAATACTCATGTATTTACATGAGTTAAACCCTGGTGTATTGCATCGAGATATTAAGCCCAGTAATTTAATTTTGGGTGAAGATAAACATATTTATTTAGTAGATTTTGGTGCAGTTCAAGATAAGGCTGCTAAAGAGGGTGTGACTTTTACTGTTGTGGGTACTTACGGTTACGCACCTATGGAACAATATGGCGGTCGTGCCGTTCCAGCCTCCGATTTATATGCACTTGGCGCAACTCTAATTCATCTTTTAACTGGTGTTTCTCCGGCTGAATTACCCCAGCAAGATTTACGCATACAGTTTACAAATTTTGTTAATCTTAGCCCCGGTTTTGTGAAATGGTTGCAAAAACTGACAGAACCAGCACCAGAACAACGTTTTACTGATGCTCATCAAGCTTTAGATACACTGAGAAATGGTTTAGTGGTGAAATCTGCAAGCTTAACCCGACTAGCACCTAGAAAACCTTTTATTAATAATTCTGGTTGTGGAATTAATAATACTACAGAGCTAGTACCGGAAGAAATTCAAGGCTGGAATTGGGGGGCTTTTTTATTACCTTGGTTTTGGTTGTGGAGTAATCAAGTCTGGTTTGGCTTATTTTGTTTTGTACCCCAAATTGGTTGGATAATGACGATCGCACTCGGTGCAAAAGGCAATGAATGGGCTTGGAAAAGTAGACACTGGCGCAGTATTGAACAATTTAAAGACCATCAAAGAGGTTGGGCGATCGCCGGGATTTTAATTGGCGCACCCATGAGTATTATGTTATGGGTGGGTGCGATCGCTTTACTCAAATCAGTTTTTTAA